From the uncultured Methanobrevibacter sp. genome, one window contains:
- the hisH gene encoding imidazole glycerol phosphate synthase subunit HisH, with the protein MITIIDYKSGNLKSISNGFKKIGIDYRITDDKEVIANSDYLVLPGVGAFGSAMENLKPFEDVIYEHVHDGKPFLGICLGQQVLMSESEEAPGVKGLDLFKGHVELLPEGVKIPHMGWNKLNVKNSSPILDGIDGEYFYFVHSYHVIPDDESIIAGTCEYGGEVVASLSQNNLFSTQFHPEKSGKAGLKILKNFTELEI; encoded by the coding sequence ATGATTACAATTATAGATTATAAAAGCGGAAATTTAAAAAGCATTTCAAATGGATTTAAAAAGATTGGCATAGACTATCGAATAACTGATGACAAGGAGGTTATTGCGAACAGTGATTATCTGGTTCTTCCCGGTGTTGGAGCATTTGGAAGCGCTATGGAGAATTTAAAACCCTTTGAAGATGTTATTTATGAACATGTCCATGACGGCAAACCATTTTTGGGAATATGTCTTGGCCAGCAGGTGTTAATGAGTGAAAGTGAAGAAGCGCCTGGCGTTAAAGGACTGGATTTGTTTAAAGGTCATGTGGAATTGCTCCCTGAAGGAGTTAAAATACCTCACATGGGCTGGAATAAATTGAATGTTAAAAACAGCTCACCAATTTTAGATGGCATAGATGGAGAATACTTTTATTTTGTTCATTCTTATCATGTAATTCCTGATGATGAAAGCATAATTGCCGGAACCTGTGAGTATGGAGGCGAAGTTGTAGCCAGTTTGTCTCAAAACAACCTGTTTTCAACACAGTTTCATCCGGAAAAAAGCGGAAAGGCAGGACTTAAGATTTTAAAAAATTTTACTGAATTGGAGATTTAA
- a CDS encoding AIR synthase-related protein: protein MDIEGFVRARIDDYDYDDLAEILAVRIREYKNINEENSLEMAKAVIDEVGTTLKLRQSDDEFLKEIASVNKADVLMGEMGVGSRGAGDFFVHRKIAEIVSSTNTASLVNPSEQDDGGVVKAPIKNDEVYITTAVDGIHSRLSEYPFLGGFHVTRATLRDVCVMGADPVAILSDVHLADDGDVAKIFDFTAGVAAVSELVDVPIVAGSTLRVGGDMVLGDRFVSAVGSVGVSAYPPTARKGATEGDIILLTEGSGGGTITTTALYNGFFDVVWDTMNVNFVQASHALFEADLVKDIHAMTDVTNGGLRGDAHEISNTTGVGLEFYEKEIRQMVAPNVLNMLETLNIDPLGVSTDSLMLIAPPEIVEDIKKAVAKYDVAISEIGEVNNSGEPILIKEDSTEEKLVPLFREAAYTKIKKLVGETTPEDFEEMKEKVQKASDAAIAKKDKVIKHIRGQ, encoded by the coding sequence ATGGATATTGAAGGCTTTGTAAGGGCTAGAATTGATGATTATGACTATGATGATCTAGCAGAAATTTTAGCTGTAAGGATAAGAGAATACAAAAATATCAATGAAGAAAATTCATTAGAAATGGCAAAAGCAGTAATTGATGAAGTTGGAACAACACTAAAACTTAGACAAAGTGATGATGAATTCTTAAAAGAAATTGCCAGTGTAAATAAGGCAGATGTGCTTATGGGTGAGATGGGAGTCGGATCCCGGGGTGCAGGTGACTTTTTCGTACACAGGAAAATAGCTGAAATTGTATCATCAACAAACACTGCCTCTTTGGTCAATCCTTCAGAACAGGATGACGGTGGTGTTGTTAAAGCTCCAATTAAAAATGATGAAGTTTATATTACAACTGCAGTTGACGGAATACACTCACGTTTAAGTGAATATCCGTTCTTGGGCGGTTTTCATGTAACAAGAGCAACTCTTAGAGACGTCTGTGTAATGGGAGCTGACCCTGTTGCAATCTTAAGTGATGTTCACCTTGCAGACGACGGTGATGTTGCAAAAATATTTGACTTTACAGCAGGTGTTGCAGCAGTATCCGAACTTGTAGATGTTCCAATCGTTGCAGGAAGTACTCTTCGTGTCGGCGGAGACATGGTTTTAGGTGACAGATTTGTATCCGCAGTCGGAAGTGTGGGAGTATCCGCATATCCTCCAACAGCAAGAAAAGGCGCAACTGAAGGAGACATAATTCTTTTAACAGAAGGTTCAGGTGGAGGAACAATAACAACTACAGCTCTTTACAACGGTTTCTTTGATGTTGTGTGGGATACTATGAATGTTAATTTTGTTCAGGCATCACATGCATTGTTTGAAGCTGATCTGGTCAAGGATATTCATGCAATGACTGACGTAACAAATGGTGGTCTTAGAGGAGATGCTCATGAAATCTCAAATACAACAGGAGTAGGTCTTGAGTTTTATGAAAAAGAAATTAGACAGATGGTTGCTCCAAATGTATTGAACATGCTTGAAACATTAAACATTGACCCATTAGGTGTGTCAACCGATTCGTTAATGTTAATCGCACCTCCTGAAATTGTTGAAGACATTAAAAAGGCAGTAGCCAAATATGATGTTGCAATATCTGAAATTGGTGAGGTCAACAACTCCGGCGAGCCAATATTGATTAAAGAGGATTCAACTGAGGAAAAACTTGTTCCTTTATTTAGAGAAGCCGCATATACAAAAATTAAAAAGCTTGTTGGTGAAACAACTCCTGAAGACTTTGAAGAAATGAAAGAAAAAGTTCAAAAAGCTTCAGATGCAGCTATTGCTAAAAAGGATAAGGTTATTAAACATATCCGTGGACAATAA